The proteins below are encoded in one region of Solenopsis invicta isolate M01_SB chromosome 8, UNIL_Sinv_3.0, whole genome shotgun sequence:
- the LOC105200905 gene encoding uncharacterized protein LOC105200905, with protein MTLPLFSCHFPSYVKDCFNNEVDILWYHPEFTQSRYPPGQKISEACTLICLLVAVRISRGNVSIYDIENCSRLNIIVAEAMIEGNATHAWLIKKRLISHPYLNTEDALKHGGKSLRTLKEWKFNIFHEEIETSLYKNINIFLYEWYKAPKSNALFMLLITCGRTILFIFQESTNKVTLFDSHSHTTVNNLNRGLVIAQTTIDRLESLCNWYIQEVLKNCYNTQANKYELAFLYSYDAQCSNHNGILCDCKKSCKM; from the exons ATGACTTTACCACTGTTTAGCTGCCACTTTCCATCTTATGTGAAAGATTGTTTTAATAATGAAGTAGATATATTGTGGTATCATCCGGAATTTACGCAAAGCCGTTATCCACCAGGGCAAAAAA TAAGTGAAGCATGTACTCTTATATGTTTACTTGTGGCTGTACGAATATCAAGAGGAAATGTATCGATTTATGATATTGAAAATTGTTCGAGATTGAATATTATTGTAGCAGAAGCGATGATAGAGGGTAATGCGACTCATGCATGGCTCATTaagaaaagacttatatcacaTCCATATTTGAATACCGAAGATGCTTTAAAGCATGGCGGCAAAAGTTTAAGAACATTAAAAGAATGG AAGTTCAATATCTTTCACGAAGAGATAGAAACAAGcctatacaaaaatataaacatatttttatatgaatggTACAAAGCTCCGAAATCTAATGCTTTGTTTATGCTGCTTATCACATGCGGACGTACtatactatttatatttcaagaaaGTACCAATAAG GTCACTTTATTCGATTCGCACAGTCATACtacagttaataatttaaatcgtGGATTAGTCATAGCTCAG ACAACTATCGATAGACTGGAATCATTATGCAACTGGTATATTCAGGAGGTACTAAAGAATTGTTACAATACGCAAGCTAATAAATACGAATTAGCTTTCTTATATTCGTATGATGCACAATGCAGTAACCATAATGGAATTTTATGCGACTgtaaaaaatcttgtaaaatgtaa